In the Purpureocillium takamizusanense chromosome 5, complete sequence genome, one interval contains:
- the CFD1 gene encoding cytosolic Fe-S cluster assembly factor cfd1 (EggNog:ENOG503NVQZ~COG:D) — protein MSLAKVKHIVLVLSGKGGVGKSSVTTQLALSLSLAGHSVGILDVDLTGPSIPRMLSIESSKVTQVPGGWSPVAVHEADPVRGVGSLHAMSLGFLLPNRGDAVVWRGPKKTAMIRQFLRDVLWADTDYLLIDTPPGTSDEHISLVETLQAEARAGQVAGAVVVTTPQAVSTSDVRKELNFCFKTGVRVLGVVENMSGYVCPHCSECTDIFGSGGGRAMADEFKVPFLGSVPMDAQFIALIEEGTRPRYPVGTRVNGQDISGADVGADELDEGAPQQQQQQGDGSGEMLVNKYTACSLCHVFRDIATTLRESIAAAEAT, from the exons ATGAGCCTGGCCAAGGTCAAGCACATCGTGCTG GTCCTCtccggcaagggcggcgtcggcaagtcgtcggtgacgacgcAGCTCGCGCTCTCGCTCTCCCTCGCGGGCCACTCGGtgggcatcctcgacgtcgacctcaCCGGGCCCTCGATCCCGCGCATGCTCTCCATCGAGTCGTCCAAGGTCACGCAGGTGCCGGGCGGCTGGTCGCCCGTTGCGGTGCACGAGGCCGATCCCGTCCGTGGCGTGGGCAGCCTGCACGCCATGAGCCTGGGCTTCCTACTGCCGAACcggggcgacgccgtggtcTGGCGCGGGCCcaagaagacggccatgatACGGCAGTTCCTGCGCGACGTGCTGTGGGCCGACACCGACTACCTCCTCATCGACacgccgccgggcacgaGCGACGAGCACATTTCGCTGGTGGAGacgctgcaggccgaggcgcgggccgggcaggtggccggcgccgtggtggtgacgacgccgcaggcCGTGTCCACGTCGGACGTGCGCAAGGAGCTCAACTTTTGCTTCAAGACGGGCGTGCGCgtgctgggcgtcgtcgagaacATGAGCGGCTACGTCTGCCCGCACTGCTCCGAGTGCACCGACATCTttggctccggcggcgggcgggccatggccgacgagtTCAAGGTGCCGTTTCTGGGGTCGGTGCCCATGGACGCGCAGTTCATCGCCCTCATCGAGGAGGGCACGAGGCCGCGCTATCCCGTGGGCACGCGGGTCAACGGGCAGGACATTTCGGGGGCCGACGTCGGAgcggacgagctcgacgagggggcgccgcagcagcagcagcagcagggcgacgggAGCGGCGAAATGCTGGTCAACAAGTACACGGCGTGCTCGCTCTGCCACGTCTTCCGGGACATTGCGACTACGCTCCGGGAGAGCATTGCCGCGGCGGAAGCGACATGA
- a CDS encoding uncharacterized protein (EggNog:ENOG503P698~TransMembrane:4 (o29-49i70-97o109-132i144-162o)), which produces MVGSYGPDPALCKHYAEFASHMSMWQFQVIYWVLFVVNLGVLFFAAWIYTKAQQTLENHGPQTRQRAKSIRTYILIALGSVGVSTVLVVMEAFALLAVQFCDGEPLMPLFWSTWAMVQVGSLVAIVGTILAMLHSLRDSKHPPWALALGTPVLVIAGFMHLFHDCTKKRIKNVKRSRTLPSIVGTPTVSQANTIHASPSEESIGDEEAQHEAELIGFTVGGGPIVRFVSPLRGTAAAAAGEKGTVLGHGTRNRPIVVFEKGSVEFVSSKEVKE; this is translated from the exons ATGGTCGGCAGCTACGGGCCAGATCCTGCCTTGTGCAAGCACTATGCCGAGTTCGCCTCTCACATGTCCATGTGGCAGTTCCAGGTCATCTACTGGGTTCTGTTTGTCGTCAACCTGGGCGTGCTGTTCTTCGCGGCATGGATATACACCAA GGCCCAACAAACGCTGGAGAACCACGGCCCGCAGACGAGACAGCGAGCCAAGAGCATACGGACGTACATactcatcgccctcggctccgtcggcgtctcgaccgtcctcgtcgtcatggaggCCTTTGCCCTCCTGGCGGTGCAGTTCTGCGACGGGGAGCCACTCATGCCGCTCTTCTGGTCGACGTGGGCCATGGTGCAGGTCGGCTCGCTGGTCGCCATTGTCGGCACCATCCTCGCCATGCTGCATTCCCTAAGGGACAGCAAGCACCC GCCGTGGGCTCTCGCGTTGGGGACGCCCGTGCTCGTCATTGCCGGGTTCATGCACCTCTTCCACGACTGCACCAAGAAGAGGATAAAGAACGTGAAGCGCAGTCGGACATTACCGAGCATTGTCGGGACACCGACAGTGAGCCAAGC AAACACGATACATGCATCGCCGAGCGAGGAGAGCAtcggggacgaggaggcgcaaCACGAGGCCGAACTCATCGGCTTCACGGTCGGGGGCGGGCCCATTGTGAGGTTCGTCAGCCCGCTGCGCGGtacggcggccgcagcggcgggcgaaaAGGGCACCGTGCTCGGCCACGGGACGCGGAACCGACCCATTGTCGTCTTTGAAAAGGGCAGCGTCGAGTTTGTGTCCTCCAAGGAGGTGAAAGAGTAg